TGAAAAAACATGTTTAGAGAATGAAAAATGCAATGGCACTTTATTCATGATGTAAAATAAAACGTGGTGCATATAATCATGATATAAGAATATACAGAGAATCTTATTTTGGACTGGAGGACAAATAGTATTAAGGAATGTAACATATCAACACTAGTCATAGTAACATGTTGAAAGGAATATGACACATGCATGGCAATTGTGCTTGAAAGATAGGCCCATATCATATTAATTGAAATCCtgatttggtttgaatttgatCTTAGACATCATTGAATGATGGAGTGCATGGATGTACTTAAAGTATATGCACCgaaatcttggccaagataaaCACCAGTCCCCAAGTGCTTAAAAGAACCAAAATGAAACTTGATCTAGGTTATCTAAATTATTCGGCATATAAGCATACCGTGAATTTATACAATACAAATCAATTCATAGCacattatcatgtaattcaaaagttgaattatAATTCTAGGGCCAGCTATATTGATGCAACCCTTTTGTATTACATTAAAAAGTGTGTTAAATTTCATTTTACCAGTGTAACACCAATTATAGAGTCATCATCAAAATGTTTGCTCCATTTTTGCTGGGTCTCTTTTTAACTTGTTTCAAAACAGCGACGATATGTATTTAactttttttcaatcaaatttgtCCATCATATTAGCAATGATCCGCATTGCACATGCCAAATTGCCAAGCTATCATTGACACACTGGACGGTCCTGATTACTCAACTTCCGGAGATGATGTAACGGTAGCGCTGACAAAAGCGGCGGGTGCTTTCAAAATTATTCGCATAAGGACCAAAATACCCCTTCATGAACAAACCCACGCCGGCAATCCCACGTTTACAGACTACTTCCCTGCGCCTCCTGGGGGTAATTCCGTAATTTAGCACCTCGATGGGTTCTAAAAGGTGGACGAAACTGTTCTCTTCTCGTTTATTCGACATTGGGCGCCACCGCAGCCTGCTTCAGTTCCCTCCACTCCTTGCTTCGGGTCGCCTTCTTCGACGAATCTCCAGAGAATTAGGGTTTCGAAACCATAATTCAGGGCTTCGGAGTCATACTTCCGAGCTCTTCGATCCGAGATCTGAAGGTTTTTAAGCTCGTTTTCCTGGTGATTTCCAATGTCGATAGCTAAAGTTAGCGGCAAGAGAAGGGGATCGGGCTCCGAATCGCTTAGATCCAAGAAGAATACTGAGATACAAGACGTTGATTTCGACCAAGATCTCGATCTCTCCAGGTCCGATCTCGTACTTCtcatgctttttctttttttttttcttttttgttaaaCTACAGAGTTGAATCCTTGGAGGGTTGCGGTAGAAATCGTTTtggtttatttataatttcagtgaTATCAAAGAGATCCTCACAGCATTGCAGCAGATCAGAGAGAAAGCCCAGAAAGATGGGCAGAAGAAGAATGAGGAAACGATTGGGAGGTAACCCTTGCTGTTTCGATAAGATCGGAGGCTTTCATTGTATTTCAATGAAAAATTTGTGTTATATTCAGGTTTTATTTCTGAAGCTACGTATTTATTCGTGATCCTTTTTATTTCTAATGTCTACGTGGGATCTGAGTGCAGAGCTATCTGGTTCATTTGATTTGAATCTTATTGGGTAGCTATAGCTAGGCATTAATAAAATTTTCTGAATTTaggaaaataatattatattttggttcacttcattggattcagtttgaagtTTCCATCAGTTTTGTTTAATTACATAAAGATGGTTGTAGATTGTAATACTAGATTATCTGAATAATTACTTGTAATAATATAGACAAGCTACCCAATAAATGTATATACCTTGTTGGACACTTGGACTAGGAAAACAAGAAGTGGGACTTAATATTATCTTTTACCTCCTTTTGATGGTAAAGTCAGAAGTGGTTGGATGTTCATGTTAGCTACTGGACTACAAAGAAGCTGCCGAGTCTATGCTAGCCAACCAAAATAGATAATTctgttttactttttcttttgctttactTGTCTATTATGTGTGCCCAAAAGCTAGAGATTTGAGTGATGCCTTAAAAGAAATAGTTGTCTTGAGCTTTAAACTAGATCACAGGAAAAGAAACTGGTTGCATCTGAATTGCAATTTAGTGATTTTATGGCTTAATTCTGAATGCCAGTAATAACTATTTCTGATCATTTACATGTTGGTAATTTTGCTTTTCAAACAGTGTAGCTTCGGAGATTCGATCTGTCATTAATGATGAAAAGACGAAAATTGAGAAGGACAGGTAAGAAGCACTTTACACATTCTTTAGTGTTACTTTTGAAAATTATTAGTTTTATGATGTCTTTTGACTGGCTAAAACCATAGATCAATGATTATGCGATTCTTGATGTATGTTGTGGCGTGTTGTTTTGGGCATGTTAGTACTGTTTTTCATGCAAGGCTTGTTTACTTGATAATGACTCTTTGCTTAACAGCTAATATAACGCAcaaattacacattttgattgTACTGATTTGCTCTTTTGATGGGGCAGGCAGGGTATTCTGAAGGCTCTTTCAAAGATTTCTAAAGAGGTGCCTAAACAATAGTTTGATGAACTATAACATAAATAATAGAAGATTATTTTCAGTAATTATACCATTAAGCTTTAGTGATGGTCTACTAACATGCAAGAACTGCAGTGCGAGAGCTCATTGAAAAATGAATATGCCAAGTTTCAAGCAGCTTATGAGAACTTTTGCAGGGAAAAAGTCGCACATATGCAGAATTTGAAAGGTAAGTACCAACTCTTCTGTTCAAATAAGCACAGCTTCTATGTTTGCTATCAGCAGTTTATCACTTTGTCTGGAACAATCCCAGCAAATGAGTTGCTCATGTGACCATTCATAGTCTGTCTATTATGCCAAAAATTTCAACCACGAAATATGCTGTAATCTGCATTTAGGAGAAGTGGCAACATCAAAAGCACTACAGAGCATAAAATCAAAGCATCTGATACATGGCTCGTCATCTTCTACTAAATGACTCCATCAGTGCAGTCGAATTGATGAGGCACTTGAACATCTATTTATAGCAAAGTGGATTATTATATTAACTATATTTGGAGTGTGTGTAACATTATTCTCTGGCCAACTGGTTTTGGATCTGCTGGTTGGCATCCCTTTCCTCAGCACATGCACTGGGGAAAGGTcccagtttcaaatttgaatggtGGCATTCTCACTGTATTTctcccaaaaatttaaaaaaagaattcTGAAAGTTTCCATTGAACACTTTTGGAATCTCTATGCAAACTTCAATATTCTCTGTTAGCAAATGAACAACTACTACTATGTCatccttttcaaagttttatCTCTTGCAAAAGAGTAGAAAGTGTTCCATGGAAAAAGTGTTCTGTAAACCCAAGCCCAAGTTTTTGGCAGAGTAGGATTGGCTTTTGCAGTCTCCTTTGTTTTCATTATCAGAATTTTTCTTTGGATCCTGTTGCTTCCCATACCTTCGTTTGGAGGCATTGTCTCTCTTTCAGTAGATGGTGGCCTCCGCCCCCGTTTCCCtcaaataaagagagaaaaaaaaaagggggaacacGAGCATAAAATTGCCTATTAACCTTGGTGATAGAATtcttttaaagttaaaattggatAGCTTAATAAATGTACCTTGTGCAAGGCCCAGAGCTCTCAGGGGACATATTTGTCTGTCCTATGATGGGACACATCATTCTTATCTACATTCAATTTCTTTAATCTGCTTTAGAATTTTCATGCATCTTTTGGGATCCTTGCAATCTCCAAGTAATGAATCAAAATGATATAAGTAAAATGATATTCCTGCCTTCAAAATGAGTTGGTATTTGTCTCCTGGTCCTGTTTTCTGTAGGCAGTACCTTTCTTGACAGAAATCTAGCAATAAAGTTAAGGATATTATATTGTGGTGCCTGTAAttacttttattattattttagcaaTGTATTATCTACCAATCTGATATGTTGGTtaagatttttctctctcccttatcATTCAGTAAAACTCAGTTACATATTCTTGTTTCTATTTCAAAGTATTAGGCGCTAGTTTGGTGTATTCTGCAGAACTGTTTTCGAAATACGAAGATGAGAAGGATAAACTATATGCCCGTTATGAACAACAGCGTGAGTATCCGTGTTCTTTTCTGGTTACATGGGATCCATCCATACTACTCTCAGCAGATGCTCAATGCTTTAGATTTCTTCTGGAGTTTTCAGGGAAGAAGGAAAAAACTAATCTGTCGGACCTTGAGAAGGCTTGTGCCGAGAAGATAGCCAGAGCAGAAGAATCTCTGAAAAGGAAGAAGCAGGTATATGAATAAGAGATGTTTTAAGTTAGCAGACAGTCATTTGTGATTTTCTCCTGGTCTCCATTTGTTTTATCTGCTTTTATTTGCAAAATTATATTGATGTATTATAATTTTCATCCTGAGGGTGAGTCTTGGTGCAACAGTAAGGTTGCTCCATTACGGCCTAGAGGTTACAGGTTCAAAACACAGATAACAGCCTTTCTGCATGTGGGAGTAAGGATTCAATGGTGGAAGTTTCGTGCATTGCATCGctgtttttatcataattttgatcctaTGATCTGCATTGTTATACCAATTTTTTTATACATTATACCTAGGTGTTTAACAATCACTTATATATTTATACTGGATATAAGAATCTGGTTTCTATATAAAACTTGTGTATAAAGATATCATCAATTGTAAAGGCAGAAAAATGTGAAAAGATTCAATTGTAGATTTTTAATCTAATATGTTATTTTCAGAAATAATCTGCTCAACATATTTGATTGTCTGTTTTGGAAATATAGATGCATTGAAATGATTTCATATTCTTTTTTCTAGTGATGTAATTTCAAAGTTCAGCATCTATTTCACTCTCCTACAATCTACTTTCCAGTGATGCTACTttatatcaatctgatccaggatGACAAATCTTTCAACATATTGCGCAAGTCTCTTGGCTCATTTCTGGAAGGTGCATCCGATGATGATTTTGGGCCTGATGAATGAGCCTTGATCACCAGTAACTACTTTTGGATATGGGGAAGCATATACTTCTGTATATAAACCTTATTCCCTTTGACATCATCTATCTTCTTCAACCGAAGATGTTGCCAAATTGTTGGATAGTGAATTGGGATTAAAATTTCTCAATGGTAATTCTGTTTTGTTAATAGAAGAAATGGTGTATCTACCGTAATCATCACATTGCCTGTTTCTAGTTTTCCAGGACCCTGACTCCTGAAACACTATGTTGGTAAATGAGTTGACGTTAAATCTTTTTACGAGGGGATACCAGGAATTGCACCAACCATTGACTTGCGTGAACCACAAGACATCACACTTATCTTCAACAGCTTACATGAATGATACATCATCTCAATTATTCCTGTTACCTGAAGATTATACATGTTCTGGAAGTGGTTTTGTATCATCAGTTGGCGGAGCAGTATGAGTCTACTCCATTGGCTAGAATAAAGGTAATTGAATGTCAATGACTGGAAAGGATCTTTAATAGCATATAGAAGATATCATTTCCTCAGGTCAAGGTTTAGATTTTTAAGGAAGAATTAGTGCTCTTTTCACTACAGCtttaatattttctttacatAAAGCGATCTTATGGTACCGTATCTTTTTTGACCAAATATTTGATTATGGTTCTCTTGCATTTGGCTTCTGCAATGGCATAATTGTTTTCTGGAACACCAAAAGTTTTGTCTTTTTAGTTCTCAATTTCTTTAAGGTACAGAAATTGTGGATTGCTTCGTTTTTTAGTTCAATTTCTTCAAGGTACAGGAATTGTGGATTGCTTGTCCTTTTTTTAGTTCTCAATTTCTTTAAGGTACAGAAATGGTGGATGGCCCCGGTAGGTCTGGTGCTCATTGAACTATTTGAAGGCCCAATGCGGCACCAACTGTTGGTAATGCATTGAGATACATCGTAATTCATAGATGCAGTGCTTTAGTATATGAACCAATTTGggatcatattttgattcatgaTCATGTCTGGTTTGCACTAGACTACTGAAAAGATGTTGCTGAATTCCTTGGGCACAAGCTTGCTGGAAAGTTATGCAGCGTCCCTTCCTGTTGCTCACCACTGTTTTGGGCTGCATGAAACAGTTCACATGGTATCGTAGTTTCagaattatctaaatttttatttattgtttAAATAAACAAAATCAAGAGATTATCAGCTTTTTCAAGTCAACTGAAAATCAATGAGCTGGCTGAAGAAAAATCACTGGATTTAATCAAGCTTGAGAGGCCTAATGATCTATAATAAGATACTAAGAGCTCAGATCACATCCCTCAGTTTAGCTCAGATGTTTGGGCTTCAAGTATTGGGTGGTGCATCAGCGTCTTCAAGTATTTAGAGTTGGATAATCACAATGTGTGAagcctctcttcctttcttttataAGGAGGGCAAATTCTAATTTATCTGTCATTAGTTTGGTGAACAGCGATGCTTATAAACTACATAAATACAAATATTTAGAAAAGAAAATTTACATTTTTCAGGAATAGAGTACCATCTAGATCCTTAGCATTCTGAACTCCAAACCATACATAGCATGATGCGTTATATCTAAATCTAACGTGCACAACAAAATTTCTACATAATGATTTGGCTGGCTAAGAGCCCCCTAAATGACCTGTTATTGATCAAGGGCTTATTAATCTGCACCATCTTTTATGCCTCCCATTGCCCACATGGGAGAGTTGAGGCTTGAAAGCTCATCGGACCAGCAGACGGTCCAATACAGAAGGGATGGTTGGATCACCATTGTGATCCATGATTGGTGAGCTTTGAGATCTGTGATATGAGGGAGCTCCAAACACTGCATCAAAGCCCCCTGCCAGTTAAAGATCACGATGGTGATCCAATGGTCAGGGGCTGCAGCAGACCACCAGCAGACCTAAATCACTCCCATTATTCTAAAAGCATTCCACTGACTCGCTCGCGTTAGGACCATCCAGTTGCATGATATCCCAAATGTTACTAGCATGATCCACGCAGAACATGCACAGTACGAGGACCATTAACTAGTGGACTGCTGATATCTGTTCTGTTTTATAAGTACGAGGACCAGTTTCTAAGGCATTTTCCtctattgattttgaaaaataccATCCCGGGGACAGGAACGGTTTTCAATTTTAAACGTATCACCGCAACCTCTTGGATGCCCATGTCTTGTTCAAATTTCCAACATTTTGTCGACGATAAACGAAATGCCTCGAGGATCCGTATGATTCCCAGCCAAGAAAACCGTTCACCGACGACCATAAAATCAATATTTCTCCTCTCAACTCACTCTCGGTTTTCTATAATTCTATGTTGTTTTTTATGGCTGGATCTTCTGGCCATTACCGAGCCTTGGTTGCTAGAATCAGGAATCTGTGCAGATGTATGGAGTAGCGtatgtttttaaagaaaaatacttctaAGGAACTGCCTGGAATGCAAGTGAGCATTCAAGTTTCTAAAAGTTTTTAAAGCAATTACATCACTTTTAGTAGAAGTTTCCTACTAGAAAGAGTAGAACCATAATAGCACAACATCTTAAACATCATTAATGTGAAGCAATTGTTAAATCTAAACCATGTAACTTCTTAGGACTTATGGATAAGGATTGGGGATCACATATAATTGTACAGCAGCCACAAAACTTCATCATTAGTAGTATGTGTACTATTTAAGTATGACGTCAACATTCATGATAGATAGATTACAACCTGATCAACATACATACTATGGAAATAACAAAAAATGACTAACATATGACCACAAAAATATCTCAAAGTTTCTGTTGCTCAGGCTACTTCTGTAACGGGTTGCATATCACACAAATAACAAAATATGACTAACATATGACTGCAAAAATATCTTAAAGTTTCTGTTGCTCAGGTTACTGTCGTAATGGTCGGCTTGGTTTGTTTGATCGACCATTTATTGAAGTAGAACCCAGTGGAGGAAAATCATCTGAACCCAAGTTAAAGGGGCTGCTGGAAGCCAGCCCAGCAATTTCTCCTTGCTCCTGGCCCTTCGACTGATGGCTCCGGTGGTCATTCATATGCTTACCCAGAACTGGAGCTTGTGGAGTGATTTGCTGCTGATTTGGAGAACGTTGGTTAGCTACTTGTTGCACTGGGGATTTTCTTGGTGGATATGGAAGAGGATGAATATTTTGCAGCCCTGGGTCAGGTGAGAATTTGTAAGGAAGCTTACTGTCATCCATCTTTCTGAACGTAATAGAAATCCTGTGCAATTGGTAATGATAGAAGTGGTTAGAAATGGCAGTAAGTTGCAGACATAATAACTCAATCACATAAATAAACTGCATGAAAGAAACTTCAAGTATAGACACTACCTTTTGGAGGGGACAGCTGGCACACAATGCTTCGCTACATCAGCACCATTGCCACTTAAGACGAGCACAGAACtgcaaagtaaaaaaaaaaaaaaaagaaaggaaaaaaaggcaAAATCATATTTTAAGCTTTTTTGAACCCACCGTAGTTAAGCTTGTCCATAGGTATGTGTATTAATACTAATGGTTAACAAAAGCAGCATTGCAGTGACAAAAAAAGGAGATAATTAGCATACCCGACAGGTAGAGGTATTGCGGTAGATCCCGAGAATTCTCCTGGTCCCAGTATTTTAAGCTCTCTACCAAATAAAATATTACACTCTGATAGGAAGGAGACTGTGCAAAAGGGCCGGACGAAGTCATGATGATCTATGTGAGGGGGAATGCAGTCATCTTTATCATATATGTTGATGATGCAGCTATTAGGGATGCAAGTAGGCGGAAGGACATGCCATGCAACCATTCTCTTGATCATTGAATTTAATAAGGGCGGAATGGGATCTACTTCCTCATCCCGTATTATGCCTGGAGGATTCCCATGCTTGTCCTGCAGAGTACATAATTTGTGGTGAGAATCACATCCATCAACATAGCAATAAAGGTGGAAATGTTGTGAGCTTGGGCAAGCAGTACACATACCACTGCATAGTTGTAGCAGCAGCCAAACTGTATTGTTACACGCCCCTTCCCGCGCATCCATTTTCGTGGCTCCGAATATGTGCGTTCTAGggtcaaaaaataaaagtttaaaTCAGCGAATGAAAAGTTAAGTATCCATGCAATTCtacattaaaaatatgaaaaaattataaaatatagttCAATACGTAACTTTCCATATTTTAGCACTGAAACACAAGTGACTGAAAA
Above is a genomic segment from Elaeis guineensis isolate ETL-2024a chromosome 1, EG11, whole genome shotgun sequence containing:
- the LOC105038054 gene encoding uncharacterized protein isoform X1, giving the protein MSIAKVSGKRRGSGSESLRSKKNTEIQDVDFDQDLDLSSDIKEILTALQQIREKAQKDGQKKNEETIGSVASEIRSVINDEKTKIEKDRQGILKALSKISKECESSLKNEYAKFQAAYENFCREKVAHMQNLKVLGASLVYSAELFSKYEDEKDKLYARYEQQRKKEKTNLSDLEKACAEKIARAEESLKRKKQDDKSFNILRKSLGSFLEGASDDDFGPDE
- the LOC105038054 gene encoding uncharacterized protein isoform X2, which translates into the protein MSIAKVSGKRRGSGSESLRSKKNTEIQDVDFDQDLDLSSDIKEILTALQQIREKAQKDGQKKNEETIGSVASEIRSVINDEKTKIEKDRQGILKALSKISKECESSLKNEYAKFQAAYENFCREKVAHMQNLKELFSKYEDEKDKLYARYEQQRKKEKTNLSDLEKACAEKIARAEESLKRKKQDDKSFNILRKSLGSFLEGASDDDFGPDE
- the LOC105038053 gene encoding RNA demethylase ALKBH9B, which codes for MAEGESTPTSDDLSRRFDKVSIRGGSKGRSPSSINGGYRSSASSASSTRGSPASDWALTRGQHSRQFSNRSSRSLEEGDDGDDVAGAAETARANGGTPLSRDQREAIRFSMVGRKKDFKHMERVDGRWINVLEGLELHTGVFSAAEQKRIVDCVYDFREKGRNRQLRERTYSEPRKWMRGKGRVTIQFGCCYNYAVDKHGNPPGIIRDEEVDPIPPLLNSMIKRMVAWHVLPPTCIPNSCIINIYDKDDCIPPHIDHHDFVRPFCTVSFLSECNILFGRELKILGPGEFSGSTAIPLPVGSVLVLSGNGADVAKHCVPAVPSKRISITFRKMDDSKLPYKFSPDPGLQNIHPLPYPPRKSPVQQVANQRSPNQQQITPQAPVLGKHMNDHRSHQSKGQEQGEIAGLASSSPFNLGSDDFPPLGSTSINGRSNKPSRPLRQ